From a region of the Rhipicephalus microplus isolate Deutch F79 chromosome X, USDA_Rmic, whole genome shotgun sequence genome:
- the LOC119162182 gene encoding uncharacterized protein LOC119162182 has product MLSAGNSESANGRGSSTPFHDEDSSYKVILPRLPTGNNVLNSVFLHADLSGRPYRAPDFRDALLKVASRADIIGVGQYQMSHVWMVTCANSMAKQKVVTCGELRVKGLKCMVRDPETKNIRLKLLWLPPHFESRRVEEAFQAYGVVKSVEREAWRCAGMEQWMTTNRDVSLELKDTITVSSIPHLMSIYGHQCLVLIPGRPPLCLRCKRVGHVRRQCKTPRCLQCQRFGHSSDTCVSTYANKLRSGQGTEDQRLDHLMDVTEVVDATGEAAGGAEGALKEAEHLSMDTLGTQNNTTNDASESINECNAADEHHLEGLKDKPPDNEEQEGMDCSQTRKRQPPVTDEATTSAPDTTEQLSSCGPGVTFFGDRETRRLCQRPEESAPKKCKGGRTTGWPVAKGNLQK; this is encoded by the coding sequence ATGCTCTCTGCTGGTAACAGCGAATCGGCCAACGGCCGAGGATCATCGACTCCATTTCATGATGAAGACTCAAGCTATAAAGTCATCCTGCCGCGTCTTCCAACCGGTAACAATGTTTTGAATTCCGTTTTCCTTCATGCCGACTTGAGTGGTAGGCCGTACCGTGCACCAGACTTCCGTGACGCGCTGCTTAAAGTGGCGAGCAGAGCGGACATTATTGGAGTTGGCCAGTATCAAATGAGCCATGTATGGATGGTTACGTGTGCAAACAGCATGGCGAAACAGAAAGTcgtcacttgtggtgagctccgTGTAAAAGGGCTGAAGTGCATGGTGCGAGATCCGGAGACCAAGAATATTAGGCTGAAACTACTTTGGCTTCCGCCTCATTTTGAATCGCGACGTGTTGAAGAGGCGTTTCAAGCTTACGGCGTTGTGAAGTCCGTTGAAAGAGAGGCATGGAGATGTGCAGGAATGGAACAATGGATGACAACAAATAGAGACGTTTCCTTGGAGCTCAAGGACACTATCACTGTGAGCTCAATACCACACCTTATGTCAATCTATGGCCACCAATGCCTCGTACTTATTCCCGGTAGGCCtccactgtgtcttcggtgcaagcgagtggggcatgtacgacgacagtgcaaaacaccgaggtgcttgcaatgccagcgttttggtcactcgtcggatacctgcgtgtcgacttatgccaacaaactccgttctggccaaggcacagaagaccaacgtctcgatcatcttatggatgtcactgaggtagttgatgcgacaggagaagcagcgggaggagcagaaggtgccttaaaggaagcggaacacttgtccatggatacccttggcacgcaaaataacaccactaacgacgccagtgaaagcataaatgaatgcaatgctgctgACGAACACCACTTGGAAGGCCTTAAGGACAAGCCTCCTGACAATGAGGAACAAGAAGGAATGGATTGCAGTCAGACAAGGAAGCGTCAACCaccggtcaccgatgaagcaacaaCGAGTGCGCCAGACACGACAGAGCAACTGTCTTCGTGTGGTCCAGGTGTCACCTTCTTTGGGGACCGAGAGACGCGCCGCCTATGCCAGCGTCCTGAGGAAAGTGCTCCTAAAAAGTGCAAAGGAGGTAGAACCACAGGTTGGCCTGTGGCTAAAGGTAACCTACAAAAGTAG